DNA from Kitasatospora herbaricolor:
CCGGGCCCAAGCGCGGTGCCTCGATCCGGCTCCACCGGCCCGAGGGCGCGGCGCCGGCCGACTGGCAACCGCTGGCCGCCGGCTGCGCGGGCGGCCCGGACGGGCACGAGGCCGACCCGGCCACCGCCGCCACGGCGCTGATCGCGGCCGGCGGCGCGCTCGGCTTCGACCTGCGCCTGCCCGACGGCGCCACCGACGTGCGCTCGGCCGCGATCGACACCGTCGGCGGCCCGAGCCGCCAGGTGACGCTCCCCGCCACCACCCCGATGATGTTCGGCCGGATCGAGTACCTGTCGCGTGCCGCGTGGGGGGCCGACGAGACCAAGCGGTTCAAGAACGGCGTGGAGAACACGCCCACCGCGTACTACCCGCTGCAGACGCTGACCGTGCACCACACCGACGGGGTGAACGCCGACCCCGACCCGGCGGCCACCGTCCGGGCGATCTACGAGTACCACGCGATCACCCTGGACTGGGGCGACATCGGCTACCACTTCCTGATCGACGAGGCCGGCCGGATCTACGAGGGCCGCTACTCGGGCACCGACGGCATCCCGGCCCACGACAGCAACGGCAAGGTGGTGACCGCCTTCCACACCGCCGGCTTCAACTCCGGCAACCTGGGCATCGCCCTGCTCGGCACCCTGGTCGACCAGCAGCCCACCGACGCGGCCCGCGCCTCGCTGACCGCCCTGCTCGCCGGGCTGACCCTCTGGCACGGCCTGGACCCGGAGGCGCACGTCACCTTCGTCAACCCGGTCAACGGCGTGACCAAGCCGGTCGACATGATCAGCGGCCACCGTGACTGGCTGGCCACCGACTGCCCCGGCGCCACCATGTACGCCGCGCTGCCCGCGCTGCGTGCGGACGTCGCCGCGCTGGACAACCTGCTGCACTGAGCGCCGAGCGGGCCGCCGTCCCGGGGTGAACCCCAGGGCGGCGGCCCGCGTCGTGATCCCGGGCGCGCGGCCCGTCGTCCGGTCAGTCCTGCTTGATCGCCGAGATCTCGAACTCCAGCAGCACCTTGTCCCCGACCAGCACGCCCCCGCCCTCCAGCGCGGCGTTCCAGTTGACCCCGTAGTCCTTGCGGCTGATCGGCACCGAGCCCTCGAAGCCCACCCGGAGGTTCCCGTACGGGTCGCGCGCGCTGCCCTGGTACGCGAACTCGATGCCGATCGCGCGGGTG
Protein-coding regions in this window:
- a CDS encoding N-acetylmuramoyl-L-alanine amidase, encoding MPHHTPAVSRRAVIGTIGAATAAVAVAPLSAAAAEAPAGQASQSGRPSAGQRVADIPRTRASSAAGEAATAVRTGFPIEYVGVSWTGPKRGASIRLHRPEGAAPADWQPLAAGCAGGPDGHEADPATAATALIAAGGALGFDLRLPDGATDVRSAAIDTVGGPSRQVTLPATTPMMFGRIEYLSRAAWGADETKRFKNGVENTPTAYYPLQTLTVHHTDGVNADPDPAATVRAIYEYHAITLDWGDIGYHFLIDEAGRIYEGRYSGTDGIPAHDSNGKVVTAFHTAGFNSGNLGIALLGTLVDQQPTDAARASLTALLAGLTLWHGLDPEAHVTFVNPVNGVTKPVDMISGHRDWLATDCPGATMYAALPALRADVAALDNLLH